One stretch of Lacimicrobium alkaliphilum DNA includes these proteins:
- the lon gene encoding endopeptidase La, whose protein sequence is MTSERTEVVEMPVLALRDVVVYPHMVIPLFVGREKSIQCLDAAMDKDKQIFLVAQKDAGVDEPETDDIYRVGTIATILQLLKLPDGTVKVLVEGNVRGEIQTYLQEQEYFVAEVLRKVDEPIDEAEQEVMIRSATSQFEGYVKLNKKIPPEVLTSLNGIEDAARLADTMAAHMPLKLSEKQKVLEMDQVGERLEYLMALMESEIDLLQVEKKIRTRVKKQMEKSQREYYLNEQMKAIQKELGELDDAPDEFETLSKKIEDARMPADAKQKATAELQKLKMMSPMSAEATVVRSYIDWLVTVPWFKRSKVKKDLANAEKILDADHYGLERVKERIIEYLAVQQRVRKLKGPILCLVGPPGVGKTSLGQSIAKATGRKYVRMALGGVRDEAEIRGHRRTYIGSLPGKLVQKMAKVGVKNPLFLLDEIDKMSSDMRGDPASALLEVLDPEQNSTFSDHYLEVDYDLSDVMFVATSNSMNIPGPLLDRMEVIRLSGYTEDEKLNIAKGHLIEKQMGRNGLKKGELMIEESAIIGIIRYYTREAGVRSLEREISKICRKAVKNILLDKSVKKVVVSAKNLSDYLGVQRFDYGKADKNNQIGQVTGLAWTQVGGDLLTIETAAVPGKGKTTFTGSLGDVMQESIQTAMTVVRSRAGKLGINKDFHEKRDIHVHVPEGATPKDGPSAGIAMCTALVSTLTGNPVKCDVAMTGEITLRGEVLAIGGLKEKLLAAHRGGIKTVVIPKENERDLKEIPDNVKQDLDIHPVQWIDEVLVLALANNPEGFEPVEPEEQEK, encoded by the coding sequence ATGACGAGTGAGCGGACCGAAGTGGTCGAAATGCCGGTATTGGCACTACGTGATGTGGTGGTCTATCCGCATATGGTTATTCCCTTGTTTGTCGGGCGCGAGAAATCTATTCAGTGCCTTGATGCCGCTATGGACAAAGACAAACAGATTTTTCTGGTGGCCCAGAAGGATGCGGGTGTGGATGAACCCGAAACCGACGATATTTATCGTGTAGGAACTATCGCTACTATTCTGCAACTTCTGAAATTACCCGATGGCACGGTGAAAGTGTTGGTGGAAGGTAATGTGAGGGGCGAGATTCAGACCTACTTACAGGAGCAGGAATACTTTGTTGCGGAAGTACTGAGAAAGGTCGACGAGCCTATTGATGAAGCCGAGCAGGAAGTGATGATTCGCTCAGCCACCTCACAGTTCGAAGGTTATGTAAAGCTGAACAAGAAAATTCCTCCGGAAGTACTGACCTCGTTGAATGGTATTGAGGATGCGGCGAGGCTGGCTGACACTATGGCTGCTCACATGCCGCTTAAACTTTCTGAAAAACAGAAAGTGTTGGAAATGGACCAGGTGGGCGAGCGTCTGGAATATCTGATGGCGCTGATGGAAAGTGAGATTGATCTGCTACAGGTGGAGAAAAAGATCCGCACCCGGGTTAAGAAGCAGATGGAGAAGAGCCAGCGCGAGTACTATCTGAATGAGCAGATGAAGGCTATCCAGAAAGAACTGGGGGAGCTTGACGATGCGCCGGATGAATTTGAAACCCTGAGTAAAAAGATTGAAGACGCCAGGATGCCGGCGGATGCCAAACAGAAGGCGACTGCTGAACTACAGAAGCTGAAGATGATGTCGCCCATGTCAGCCGAAGCCACGGTCGTTCGCAGCTATATAGACTGGCTGGTGACCGTTCCGTGGTTCAAACGCAGCAAGGTGAAGAAGGATCTCGCTAACGCGGAAAAGATTCTGGACGCAGACCACTATGGTCTGGAGCGGGTAAAAGAGCGCATTATCGAATATCTGGCGGTGCAACAACGGGTCAGAAAGCTCAAAGGACCGATACTCTGTCTGGTCGGGCCGCCAGGGGTGGGTAAGACCTCCTTGGGCCAGTCCATCGCCAAGGCTACCGGCCGCAAATACGTGCGTATGGCTTTGGGTGGCGTCAGAGATGAAGCGGAAATCCGCGGGCACAGACGTACTTATATCGGTTCACTGCCAGGCAAACTGGTGCAGAAAATGGCCAAAGTCGGGGTCAAGAATCCGCTGTTTTTGCTGGATGAGATCGACAAGATGTCATCAGATATGCGGGGAGACCCGGCTTCAGCCTTGTTGGAGGTGCTGGATCCGGAACAGAACAGTACCTTCAGTGACCATTACCTGGAGGTGGACTATGACCTGTCTGATGTGATGTTTGTGGCCACATCTAACAGCATGAACATTCCGGGCCCGCTGCTCGACCGTATGGAAGTTATTCGCCTGTCCGGTTATACCGAAGATGAAAAACTCAATATTGCCAAAGGTCACCTGATCGAGAAACAGATGGGCCGTAACGGCCTCAAAAAAGGTGAATTGATGATAGAAGAGTCGGCTATCATCGGTATTATTCGCTACTACACCCGCGAAGCAGGGGTGCGCAGTCTGGAGCGCGAAATTTCTAAGATCTGCCGTAAGGCGGTGAAGAATATTTTGCTGGATAAGTCTGTCAAGAAAGTGGTGGTGTCTGCCAAGAACCTGTCTGACTATCTCGGCGTGCAGCGTTTTGACTACGGCAAGGCAGATAAGAATAATCAGATAGGGCAAGTCACCGGGCTGGCCTGGACTCAGGTAGGTGGAGACCTGCTGACCATAGAGACTGCAGCCGTGCCGGGTAAGGGGAAAACGACCTTCACCGGATCCCTCGGTGATGTGATGCAGGAGTCGATTCAGACAGCCATGACAGTGGTCAGGAGCCGAGCAGGTAAACTGGGTATCAACAAAGATTTCCACGAGAAGCGGGATATCCATGTGCATGTTCCCGAAGGGGCTACGCCAAAAGACGGCCCCAGTGCTGGTATCGCCATGTGTACAGCGCTGGTATCAACCCTGACCGGTAATCCTGTCAAGTGTGATGTGGCCATGACCGGTGAGATTACTCTTCGTGGTGAAGTGCTTGCCATTGGCGGCCTCAAAGAGAAGTTACTGGCTGCTCACCGTGGTGGTATCAAGACGGTGGTTATTCCCAAAGAAAACGAGCGGGATCTGAAGGAGATTCCGGACAACGTCAAACAGGACCTCGACATTCATCCCGTACAGTGGATTGACGAGGTTTTAGTCCTGGCGCTGGCCAATAATCCTGAAGGATTCGAGCCCGTAGAGCCTGAAGAGCAGGAAAAGTAG
- the hupB gene encoding nucleoid-associated protein HU-beta: MNKSQLIDKIAAGADISKAAAGRSLDALTDAVTEALKNGDQVALVGFGTFSVRERAARSGRNPQTGATIQIAAAKVPSFKAGKALKDACN; this comes from the coding sequence GTGAATAAGTCTCAACTAATCGATAAGATCGCTGCCGGCGCTGATATTTCAAAAGCCGCTGCAGGTCGTTCGTTAGACGCATTGACCGATGCAGTTACTGAAGCGTTGAAAAACGGTGATCAAGTTGCTTTGGTTGGTTTTGGTACTTTCTCTGTACGTGAACGTGCTGCCCGTAGCGGCCGCAATCCACAAACAGGTGCAACTATCCAGATAGCCGCGGCCAAAGTGCCTTCTTTCAAAGCTGGTAAAGCGCTGAAAGACGCCTGTAACTAA
- a CDS encoding SurA N-terminal domain-containing protein codes for MLERIREGSQGLGAKIILGLVIITFALAGVGSYLNATSDQPVATVNGDEIGQSSLERAYQNERARMEQQYGDAFTDMMADSEYMRSFRRNLLDRLIADKLVEQAAEELGLRVSDQQVKQAILDTPSFQIAGVFNNDRYQAILRQNALQPKDFRDTLRRDLTRQQVVTAVLGSEFSLDSESQQAYRLQQQTRDLGYLSIPASAFGQEVDVSDEEINAFYQANIASFDTQEKVSLRYVELEVEDLLSDAEVSETELEEYYQLNAEQYRSEEERRASHILLEVDDDNAEEQMALAQELRQRLQDGEDFAALAEEYSDDTFSAENGGDLDWFGREVMDPDFEEATFALQQEGDISEPVTTEFGIHLIKLTGIKPEQVQSLEELRDEITAQVKRDKAVAEFYDLHEQIARVAFEMPDNLDEVAQLAGQPVQSTSLFSRTDAPELFSSNQMMNAAFSAELIEDRVNSDVIDVSSEHLVVMRVGEHQPQRTRALDEVEPMIYEQLQAQKAQQAARDWAKEILGDYQSGETDAAEEKLAQMSLSWEEYEAQMRYGASLPPAVIEEAFRLSAQQNDNMAVVNTNDGNVALVRVDQIHTADDAEPAMLGQLSEQLSEGRGQRVYMDFIEALKEDADIEVYAVQPEPAQY; via the coding sequence ATGTTAGAAAGAATCAGAGAGGGCTCTCAGGGGCTGGGTGCCAAAATTATTCTCGGGCTGGTGATCATCACCTTCGCTTTGGCTGGCGTTGGCAGTTATCTCAATGCGACCAGTGATCAGCCTGTCGCTACCGTTAATGGTGACGAAATAGGCCAATCAAGCCTCGAGCGAGCCTACCAGAATGAGCGAGCCAGGATGGAGCAGCAGTATGGTGATGCGTTCACCGATATGATGGCAGACTCAGAATATATGCGTAGTTTCAGACGCAATCTGTTGGATCGTCTGATTGCTGACAAGTTAGTAGAGCAGGCGGCTGAAGAGTTGGGACTGAGAGTCAGTGATCAGCAAGTAAAGCAGGCTATTCTGGATACGCCCAGCTTTCAGATAGCGGGCGTGTTTAATAACGACAGATATCAGGCTATATTGCGCCAGAATGCTCTGCAGCCAAAGGACTTTCGCGATACTCTGCGACGGGACCTGACCCGTCAGCAGGTGGTTACAGCGGTTTTAGGGTCCGAATTCAGCCTGGATAGCGAATCGCAACAGGCGTACAGATTACAGCAGCAAACACGGGATCTTGGCTACCTGTCGATACCAGCCAGTGCCTTCGGGCAGGAAGTGGACGTGTCTGACGAGGAGATTAACGCATTTTATCAGGCTAATATCGCCAGTTTCGATACTCAGGAGAAAGTCTCCCTGCGTTATGTAGAGCTTGAGGTTGAGGACTTATTGTCCGACGCGGAAGTGAGCGAGACTGAACTGGAGGAATACTATCAACTGAATGCTGAACAGTATCGCAGTGAAGAAGAGCGCCGGGCTTCCCATATACTTCTTGAAGTGGATGATGACAATGCCGAAGAGCAAATGGCACTGGCTCAGGAGCTTCGTCAGCGACTACAGGATGGTGAAGATTTTGCGGCACTGGCAGAAGAATATTCTGACGATACTTTCAGTGCCGAAAACGGTGGTGATCTTGATTGGTTTGGTCGTGAGGTTATGGATCCGGATTTCGAGGAGGCGACCTTTGCGTTGCAGCAGGAAGGAGATATCAGCGAGCCGGTAACCACAGAATTCGGTATTCATCTTATTAAGCTCACCGGCATCAAGCCCGAGCAAGTGCAGAGCCTGGAAGAGCTGCGCGATGAAATCACTGCACAGGTAAAACGGGATAAAGCGGTAGCTGAGTTCTATGATCTGCATGAACAAATCGCCAGGGTGGCTTTTGAGATGCCCGATAATCTCGACGAAGTGGCGCAGTTGGCGGGTCAGCCGGTGCAGTCTACGTCTCTGTTTTCCCGCACAGATGCGCCCGAACTGTTTTCCTCCAATCAGATGATGAACGCAGCATTTTCCGCTGAGTTGATCGAAGACAGGGTTAACAGTGACGTGATTGACGTCTCTTCCGAGCATCTGGTGGTTATGCGCGTTGGTGAGCATCAGCCACAACGAACCCGCGCGCTGGATGAGGTTGAGCCCATGATCTACGAACAATTGCAGGCCCAGAAGGCGCAGCAGGCTGCCCGCGACTGGGCTAAAGAGATACTCGGTGATTATCAATCCGGTGAAACCGATGCTGCAGAAGAAAAGCTTGCTCAGATGTCATTGAGCTGGGAAGAGTATGAAGCACAGATGCGTTATGGTGCGTCCTTGCCTCCGGCGGTGATAGAAGAGGCGTTCAGGCTGTCTGCACAGCAGAATGACAATATGGCCGTGGTGAATACTAACGATGGTAACGTAGCCCTTGTCAGAGTCGATCAGATTCACACTGCTGATGATGCCGAGCCGGCAATGCTTGGACAGTTGTCTGAACAATTATCTGAGGGTCGCGGCCAGAGGGTATATATGGATTTCATTGAAGCGCTGAAAGAAGACGCAGATATTGAGGTGTATGCCGTGCAACCGGAACCGGCTCAGTATTAA
- a CDS encoding ATP-binding cassette domain-containing protein: protein MNPLLTVSGLSYRKQKSGLLGNKELFRLSPLSFELKRGETMAIMGENGSGKSLLAKLLVGVVKPEAGSILLNGDPVCDSGSRRRFSAIRMIFQHSKESLNPGLTLGRQLEEALILNTGMSSTERKRQIENTLVQVGMLPEHQYFYRHMLSEGQHQRAAVARALILNPQVIVADEPFAALDPSVRSQTANLLMNLQQQLGLGFIFISHNLGIVRHISDRILVLEKGDVVESGKTDVIFNWPKSEYTRRTIQAHQELISGQ from the coding sequence ATGAATCCTCTGTTAACCGTCAGTGGCCTGTCTTACCGTAAGCAAAAAAGCGGCTTACTGGGGAATAAGGAGTTATTCCGCCTGTCTCCCCTTAGCTTTGAGCTGAAACGAGGTGAAACTATGGCGATAATGGGAGAAAACGGTTCCGGCAAATCTCTGCTCGCCAAGTTACTGGTAGGCGTGGTGAAACCCGAGGCCGGCAGTATATTGCTAAACGGCGATCCCGTTTGTGATAGCGGGTCCCGGCGCCGTTTCAGTGCCATCAGGATGATCTTCCAGCATAGTAAAGAGTCACTTAATCCGGGACTGACTCTCGGTCGTCAATTGGAAGAAGCGCTGATCCTCAATACCGGGATGTCCTCAACGGAGCGAAAAAGACAAATCGAGAATACCCTGGTTCAGGTAGGGATGCTGCCAGAGCACCAGTATTTTTATCGCCATATGCTCTCGGAAGGCCAACATCAGCGCGCAGCCGTTGCGCGGGCACTGATACTCAATCCACAGGTAATAGTGGCCGACGAACCCTTCGCGGCACTGGACCCCTCAGTCAGGTCGCAGACAGCCAACCTGCTGATGAACCTTCAGCAGCAACTGGGGCTGGGCTTTATCTTTATCTCCCACAATCTCGGCATCGTCCGACATATCAGCGACCGTATACTGGTTCTGGAAAAAGGCGATGTGGTGGAGTCAGGCAAGACGGATGTGATTTTCAACTGGCCAAAATCCGAGTACACCAGGCGAACCATTCAGGCCCATCAGGAACTGATTTCCGGGCAATAA